Proteins co-encoded in one Spirosoma endbachense genomic window:
- a CDS encoding methyltransferase domain-containing protein, producing the protein MTPVTSEFHTVFDETKPRDAFYRFLQVVFHLYPEDKFHHLIREVTKTETSDERIYKTVQNRLSSIKPFLSELTYALPALKTQKKEMTRQTLELLPKGAQINGYVEIGSPGRYISHLRKHLPISEPIYLINDVAPTNSPADIMERGQLGKIGTFVELNDYEPISPDAIASESVDLVTCLIGLHHTRPEKLAGFINSIRRILRPGGWFILRDHDVKTDDMATFVSLVHTVFNLGLNITWEIDQQDYKGFKPIEEWSRLISQAGFSDAGKRLLQANDPSDNTLVLFTKI; encoded by the coding sequence ATGACACCAGTAACTTCTGAATTTCACACTGTTTTCGATGAAACGAAACCCCGCGATGCGTTTTACCGCTTTCTACAGGTCGTTTTTCACCTCTATCCCGAAGACAAGTTTCACCACCTGATTCGTGAAGTAACGAAAACAGAAACGTCGGACGAGCGTATTTATAAAACCGTACAGAATCGCCTGTCCAGCATCAAGCCGTTTCTGTCAGAACTGACCTATGCGCTGCCTGCCCTCAAAACGCAGAAAAAAGAAATGACCCGCCAAACACTGGAACTGTTGCCCAAAGGAGCCCAGATAAACGGCTACGTTGAAATTGGGTCACCGGGTCGCTACATCAGCCATCTGCGTAAACACCTGCCTATCAGCGAGCCCATTTACCTGATCAACGATGTTGCTCCAACCAACAGCCCTGCCGATATTATGGAACGGGGTCAGTTAGGCAAAATCGGCACCTTTGTTGAACTAAATGATTACGAGCCAATTAGCCCCGATGCTATTGCCAGCGAAAGCGTTGATCTGGTAACCTGCCTGATTGGCCTGCATCACACCCGACCCGAAAAACTAGCGGGCTTTATCAACTCCATCCGGCGAATTCTGCGTCCTGGTGGCTGGTTTATTCTGCGCGATCACGACGTAAAAACCGATGATATGGCAACGTTCGTATCGCTCGTTCATACCGTATTTAACCTCGGTCTGAACATCACTTGGGAAATCGATCAGCAGGATTATAAAGGGTTTAAACCGATTGAGGAATGGAGTCGGCTCATTAGTCAGGCTGGCTTTAGCGATGCGGGTAAACGGCTCCTTCAAGCCAATGATCCATCTGATAATACGCTGGTCCTGTTCACTAAAATTTGA